Genomic window (Penaeus vannamei isolate JL-2024 chromosome 22, ASM4276789v1, whole genome shotgun sequence):
atatatatatatatatatatatatatatatatatatatatatatatatatgatagataaaaagttatgagatagatgagagagagagagagagagagagagagagagagagagagatagagatagagaaatagagagagagagagagagagagagagagagagagagagagagagagagaaattctcctTTCACAAGCACACGTCAACTCACAAAGAGCCAGCCCGTCACTAAATCTGACGACGACTGCAGAATCATTTTTCgtaaaaaagacacaaaaggaAAGATTCATTAAGAAGTTTGCTTTGCTAtaggccccccttcccccttcccctccctctcctccctcatcctcgcttcttacccccccttctctctccctttccctcctctacttccccctccctatacctctcccttccctcttccttcgaggtctctcccctccctcccccctcgcccctctctatGGTCCCTCCCTATTCactacttcccctttccctcctccttttcttcttccccctctctctctccctctctctctctctctctctctctctctcctttctgcaatccaccaccccctcccccctcttcccctcctcttccatctccctcctacaacctctctcccccttccccttcctcctctcccttcttccccacaaccgccccctctctccacaggctcacccttcccaccctcctccttacccctcctattattaccccttacccccactcATTCCTAacgaccccttctccccctccccatttcctcctcccccttccccactcccctttaccctcctactactactccttacccccactcccttcaacgacccccccttccacccacccctctccccctcccgcttcttTCTGCTTGGAGACAAGGAGCGGAATCGTGGAGTTCGCTTGTGCTTGCTTTATTAAGTCATTAAGGGAAATTCGGAATTAAAATTGATTAACGAAATTTGACGCAAAGTTCTGATTAACGAAATTCGGATATTGCAGGCTGCGTTGTTTCTGGCgccgcgtgtttgtttgttttccgtttgtttagttgtttgtttttgctttctgtctttttgtttgtttgttttctgcttgtttttctttgtttgttttgttatttgtttgctttttatttttcctcagtgtcttttgtttacttattcattctgCTTGTTCCTATTCTATATCGTTTGTTTCTcgttttactattttttcttattcttgattttttccttcttttctttcatactttctctctctctctctctctctctctctttctctctctctctctctctctctctttctctctctcttgtctcttctctcttctctcttctctcttctctcttctctcttctctcttctctcttctctcttctctcttctctcttctctcttctctcttctctcttctctcttctttctctttctcttttcttcctctttctcttctctctctctctcgtctccccttctctctctctctctctctctctctctctctctctctctctctctctctctctctctctctctctctctctctctctctctttctctctttctctttctctctcatatccccacgctctttccctctcacgcCCCCCCAATCTgcactccctatcccccctcttagcctctcccctctttctctctctccccatctctctctccctcaccccctccccctctctctccctctctctctctctctctcccttcctctctccttccctccttttctctctctctctctctctctctctctctctctctctctctctctctctgtctctctctctctctctctctctctctctctctctcatatatttatatatatatttatatatatattatatatatatatattatatatatatatttatatatattttatatatatttatatatatttatatatgtatatatatatatataatcttctctctctcttctctctctcttctctctctcttctctctctctttctctctcccccacccatggTTCACCTCTTTGGTCCcatccccttctctaccccctcccctctccccttccccctgccatccttccactctccccatatctgccccctctttcccctccccccctcatctgcACTCCGTACACCCCTCCCTaaccttctcccattccttccctaccacctctccccctctttccccttcccctccacccttccctacccctcccctccgccgTATCTCgaccccccatctttctcctcgtcctctccctttctccccttccaccctttcacccctccccctcccccttcttcccttcccccatcccacccctacctcctcctattacctcttctccccccctctccccttcccccagccacccctaccccctcccctcctccgccgcatctcgaccccctccttcccctctcccctatatatatatatatatatatatatatatatatatatagagagagagagagagagagagagagagagagagagagagagagagagagagagagagagagagagaaaggaagaggaagaaagaaagagagaaagaaagagagaaataggaagagaaagagagaacgcgacagacaaaaaaaaaaaagagaaaacgcaacacagatacagacacacacataaaaataacagcccccccccccaaaaaaaactacCCAAAACAGACAAATCCACCAAACATTCCTCTTGATCGCCCTCACTTCAACAAGCGACGACGCCCGATTCAACGAGACGATGTGCACACTAAAGCAAGGCTCAGCTCATCCCATGTCACACCCTCCTCTTGTACTCTGTAAGCTGTGCAATACGCGTGCAATTCCTCTCTCGACTGTTGTTTAGGAGTCCACATTTCAGCTTAAATACTTGACCGGGTTGTACTTACCTCGAGAAAGGGTGTCCATGTTTCGCTGTGGATGCCGCGGtagactctctgtctctctgaattAAGGGTGAGTTTCCCGTGTCTATTGGCGCTTCGTATTCtcgtatctttgttgttgttgttgttttttaagcagTGTAtagcgattttcttttttctttggtctCCCCTTCTCAAAATTGATAAGGAAAACGGAATGAAGCGTCGAGAATGGAACACATTTTTCCCATTgaatctctttcatttccctcctcttcctctcccttcccctctttttccttcttctcctttccttctgcatcttttccttcgcctcttccttctcgtctttattcccttcctttccctttcccttttctccttatccttctccttttacttttactcctttcttttacccttttcccccttctcctttccatttctttatcctccttttccttgtcttttcctcctccttttctttcttctcctttcccatctctttttcctctttttccttctcctcttcttccttcccttcccttatcatcatccttttacttctatttcatttctttatcctccttttccttatcttttccttctcctcctccttttccttatcctttcattgtcctcctttcctttctctttttcctcctcttgcttctcatccttcccccctcgttctcctttttttcccttttgttccttcttctttctcttccccccttttccttctcattcttttccctctcctcctatcattctccttctttcattttctccatttatcttctcaatttccctttccatttatttcttttttcctccttcatctctttccttcccctcctttcccttcctcctcatcttttcccatctcttcctttcccttctcctccttttcttcttcatccttttcatttctcctcctcttctttctcatccttttccttcctcctcctcttctcatccttttccttccttctcttcctttttcttcctccttctcttcctcatcttttcccatcccttccctttccttcctcctcccctttcttctcatcccttccctcctccccctttcgcaAAATGAATTGAACTGACAGATGAGGATTGTGGCACCTGCCTGTTCTACACGTGTTAACGCTGTACAAGCAACGGGCGCAATTAGGCACACGGCTGTACAAGCGCTCAGGCCGTAAGGTCGGATGTAGTGATAATACAGCATGTACAAATGGCCTTTAGTTGAATACAACAGTAGCTTTATTGCGTGCCGTTTGGTCCCGCTCTGGTCCGGGTATttctgtaattgttgttgttgttgttgttgtttcggtcGATGGTAAAAGTCTGAGGTTGAATTTTCAAgttaatttttcttgtttttttccgtttatttgtttttgttttgggggtgTAAATGTAGTATTATCTTCTGCTGGTTAACTGAAGTTGAATTCTATTGTTCATATCTCCTAATTCTCTTGATGTCGAGGTCACATCTAGGATGTTAAATTCTCCTATTTAATGTTCAATTCTTATGGTGAGTCCATTAACTTTTGTTGGTTAACTCTCTTGAATCTTGACTTCTAATGGTAAGGATCTTGttaatccattattattattattattattattatagtaagctatactGACTCAagtaaaacactagcagtcagttaaacctttattgtcatgttcacaagctggtaggCATGAACAGTGTATCAAACTTGCTAGATGACAACATGCACGTGCGTgcacgtgcgcgtgtgtggtgaAAAGCTGTAAGAATATAAATCttcacaaacaagcaaatgacTTCTTATTCCTTACACTATTTTAAGACATTTCCTGAGTTAATTAAGGCACTTTTTAAAAGATCAATAGCTAAAGACTAGATACTTtcattaaatgaaaaggaaacaaaacattattctttggtaaataactgaaataaagcttgGTAAAATATAAGAATACAATAGGAATGGCACAtacttatatcacataatttcaagttatatatcacgtaaaagacacaactttgttattaacatatgctcAAACATCTGAACAGTACATTATTAACAGTATAAATAGTTGACTTACAGTGTGGCTAGCCTaaatcttcataaaacaagaataatttaaaatTACGCAGCACAAGGCGTCTCACATGGCTCTCTAGCGAGGCTccgcggattcacaacaatgcgtttttgtagggcgttcgtacaactctagcgtcactgtagccaacgttacaaactaaatgaaattaaataattattcttttgttaataaattaaatcaaataaattcttgatgATGTTAATTCTAAACatataatatcagacaaggaatccttcaTTCCTTTACACTCCCTGCCTGATATCAACAAATTGATATCACTACTATAATACTGATTAAATGACAACTAGGAATTGAAATGAGACTTGTTCAAATAAAAATAGCTACTTAGCACCAGAAACCAAAAGAATTAATTCTGAAATTGGTCATGTATACACAACTGGCTTTCCATCTCTCATAACCTTTAATTCCACTTTCCTTACTTTGCCTTCACTATGGATAGCTCTTACAATTCCATATGGCCATTGTGTACGACAAACACTTTTGTCTTTCAATAACACAACATCACCTTCAGTAAGACTAGGTTTTGCACAACACCATTTTCTGCGTTCTTGGAGTGTGTGCAGATATTCTTTCCTCCAACGATTCCAAAATATTTCTGAGAGGGCAGAAACACGTTTCCGTTGTTTTCAAAAGGTCTTTTGTATCAATTTTTCCCACTGAATCTTCTACATGGTCTACTCCAACTTTCTGGGTAAGAATAGTGGCAGGTGACAAGATGAAAGGGTTTTCTGGATCAGTTGATATTCACTATTGGTAGATTATTCACTATGGCACATACTTCTGCCATGAAGGTTTATAACACTTCAAGCGTCAAAGTTTTATAAGGAGTTTCAGCTAGCATTGACTCTAAGATCTTCCGGCAGATTCGAATGAGGCGTTCCCATACACCTCCCATATGTGATGAATGGGGACCGTTGGAGATCCATTTAGTGCCTGTTTGGTATAGATGGTTTAGAATACAATGAGATGTCTGACATGTGGTCATTAGGCTGTCTGATCTACGAACTATGTGCCTGCATCCTCCTTTCCAAGCAACGACGCACAAGCAACTTGCTGCTAAAATCAGAGATGGAAGGTTTGTTctcatgtttttatatatctgtgaAGAACACATCTTTATGTTGTCGATTCTTTTATTGCGTAAGTGTTCGTAAATTTATTATGTTTCTGGCTATCTATTGCTTATTACGTTTCATCTTTCAGATATGAACGGATTCCAATTCAGTACAGTAATGATTTACACGGAATGATTGGGTTCCTCTTAACCTACGAGGACTCCCTGCGCCCCTCTGCTCTCGTCCTCCGCCACTCGTCCCTCATCAACCATACGTCGAAGAACCCCAACAAATTTGAGGACGACTCCCTTTGCCATTCCCTGCGACCCTCAGTCCTCCTGGGGGCAGAAAAACAAACGAAGGCAGACGAGAACACCACCATCAGGGATGGGAATACCGACGTGAGGGAGAATGTAGCAGAGTCGTGCGAGGGGAGGaacgaggaaaggggaaagagcgcCGACGGAGCCAGCGTCTCCAAAGATGGCGGCAGCCTGAGTAGTGTGAGGGCTCGAgacaggacgagggagaggagtagcCAAGGCGTCTCACCCATAGCGGAAACTTTTAACGTAGCGAGAGCAGACGCTGACGGCGACTGTGATAGTAGAATTAACACGGGCGTTCGGGCCTCTCAGGAAAAACAGTTAGTCAGTAATGTTAGTGAAAGCCAGGCGAGCACGTCAAGCAGCTCGCAAATGCATCAAGTCAAGAATAGTTACTAGGGAAGCCAACACAGGGATCAAGGTCTTTGTGACAGTCTTGAGAGGATATGTCAAGCAGCAAAAGAAGCTGTCAGCAGACCTCTCCAGGGGGATGACAGTACTTGCAATTTCAACATGGAGAAGCTGGAGTGTGCTTGCGGAGGCATGTCGCCGAAGACGTAACGAGAACGGGTTCAGGCGCTGCGGGAATCGGAGGCGTCTGTACGGGAACGCGAGGTTTCGGTCAAGGATCGGGAACGAATATAGAGCCACCGCGAGCACCGCGTCGCTGCCATGGAGAGGGAGGCTCGCCAGCACCTGGTTCGCGCCCAGATCTACCTCCGGCAGTCGAGGCCGCACCAGAACGCCGCCACCTCGCCACATCGGCCGCCGTCCGACCTGGACACGACCAGGGGGAGATCCCCAACGGCACCACCACCAAGCTCGACCCCCAGCGCAGCGAGAACCCCTTCCTCAAGATGCGCGGGGTGCAGCCACACCTGGAGAAGCGTGTCACCTTTAAGGAGAAGTCTCCCAGGGTCAAGAGCAACACGCTGGACAACACCAGGAGTCGACGCAAGAGGGGAAATATATTCAGCCTGGCTGATCAGGCTGGCTCGTCCGACAAGGCGTGCGAAGGGATGGCTGCTTTTCGTCAGCCGTTGAAGACCGTGGACGCAACGGAAAAGAACGCAGATTCTCAGCAGCAGGAAAATCGCATGGTAATTCCTGAACACGAGAGACAAACGCAGACTTCCCAGCCCGCAGCGCAGCCAACTGTGAGAGGTGTAGATGCATTTTCCTTGCTAAACAAAGGTCCGTATGGGCTGCGAGAGCGTCCGCGAAGTACCGAAAATCTCAGCAGAAAACCCACAGAGACAgcaggagataaagagaataaagtgACGTCAGGGGCAAGGCCGAAGGCCCCGGAGGTGAAGCAGGGGCTGTGGAACTGGAGGGCGAGGAATAAGGGCGTAACGCAGCCGGGCCGCCGCGAGCAGACCGCCGGACAGAATCGGGTGCTGCAGTTCTACAATGTAGTGTGATGAGactgtcctcttctccctctgcgtcttcctgctttccttcctcccttttcttattttcctccttaccctcctcccctcctcctctcccttattttttttctcttcacattttCTGCATCTATCTCGAGGCTATCAGTTTCACCAACAAAGCTGGTTCCTCGGTCAGATCTATACAGTTTAACTTTACCTCTGAGAGCTTCAGATCTTTAAGTGCATTAATAAAAGCTGAAGAGGACATTTCTTCTACCAACTTGATATGTATTGCTCTTGTTGTAAGACAAGTGAACAAAATAGCCCACCGTTTAGAATTTGCTGATCCACCACGAGTTCTGCGTGTCATTATAGTCCAAGGTCCAAAGGCATCAACTCCTACATTGGTAAAGGATGGAGTATGTTCTAAGCAATCTGCTGGTAGATCACTCATCAACTGGACTTCTTTACCTCGTAACTTTCTACACTGGACACATGAGTGTAAGATTGATCTGAGATCAACCATTTCACACCTGTAATCCAATATCCACCAGATCTAACAGCTCCTTCTGTAAGATGACGTCCTTGGTGTCGAACACTTTGGTGATAGTGACGTACTATAAGTGTAGAAATATGACTTACCAGGCAAAATAATTGGATGTTTCTGGTAACTTCCAAGACGATTGTTGCAATCTTCCGCCAACCCTTAACACACCATCTTCATCTAAATACGGGTTGAGAGCCATAATCGAGCTAGATTTTGGAAGATGCATTTTTGCTTCGAGTCTAATTTCTTCTTTGTAAGTTTCCTTTTGAATTGCTTTGATCACAAATATTTCAGCTTTACTGAAAGACTACTCTTCTATCAGCTCTACCTTTAAATGATTTGACACATGCACATCTCTGGAATAAAGCAACAGCATTTACAAGGCGATGCCACTCAGAGAACCTTTCAAATCTGTGACACCCAACTGATAAATTGTCTATCACACTTGTTTAAGCTGCCTTTACCAGAGCATCTGGCcttacttttttatcatctggTTGAACTAGCTGTGGAGTTTCTTGAGCAAGATCATGATGCTTACTTAAGAATGTTTCAGGTTCTTTCAGCCATATGTCATCACACGAGAAATCATTCACCATAGAGCGAGTTGCTCAATCAGCTGGATTCACACATGTAGGAACATAATTCCATTGCTCTGGCTTAGTTGACCTGTGAATACGGTTCACTCTATTCtcaacatacacataaaatcgTTTTGTTTGGTTGTGGATGTAGCCAAGAACTACTTTACTGTCAGTGTAAAATTTTACAATATCAATTTCTTCATCAAGGTTCTCCAGTACCACTTCACTAAGTTTTACTGCAACTACTGCAGCACACACTTCTAGACGAGGTATAGTATGTCCATGCAAGGGTGCAACTTTAGCTTTCCCTATCACAAATCCAATTTCTGAACTGCCATTTTCATGTAGTTTTCAAATATGAGACAGCAGCAATTGACTCTTTGGAAGCATCCGTAAAGACATGTAATCCTTTTTTAACTTCTGTTGACAAAGATGCTGGAACATGCATTCTTGGTATTTTCAGACTTTGTAAGGTCTTAATACGGTCTTTCCAAACATTCCATTCCTTGTTGTGTGATGCTTCCCCAGGCAGACTTCACCTATAATTATCCAGCCTAACTTCATCTTTTGGGCAAAGGGTGTACCTGGTGGATCTGTTACTTGATCTAATACATGGTGAGCTTCAGGAAGATCTCTACCAATCAATAACTGAATCTGAGCCTGATCATCAAGAGATGAAATTTCTGAACCAATGTCTTTGAGGTGTGGATGAAGTCGAGCAATGTTGGAAGTTGGAATCTCAAACCTATAATTAGGAAGTTCATCACATTCGATGACTGTAGGAAGGCTCATCTGTAGACTACCGTCAACAGCCTGTATGCACAGTCCACCAGCTTTCCTTCCTGTCATAACTGAACGGCCAGAGCAACTAGTTATGATGTATTCCTTTGCCACAGAGCGAACATCAAAGAAATCTAAAAGCTCTCCTTTAGCTAAAGATTTGTTACTCTGATCATCTAACATAACATATGACTTCGTACGCTTCCTCGGTTTACTCTCATGAAAAACGTAAACTGGCAAAATTTTAGCACACGACTTTCCAGGAAATTCCTCACATACACCAGTACTCTTGCTGGTCACATCTAATGCTTGTTCACGTACTGACTCTTTATCAACACTTTGGTCCAGCTTCTCCCTGCCATGAGCCTTATTACTTGTTTCAGGAAGACTGAAATTTCTTCAAATGCATAGCAGTGCAATATTTACTTTCAGTCTTTACAGGTTATGTCCTCTGAACAATCTCGACTTAAGTGGTTCTTTGAGATGCAACACTTAAaacatattctattttcttttagaaGTTTCTTGCGTTCTAAAGACTTtgacttaaggggaccgtccctggcggtggggggggggggcgagtcggAGTGGTCGAAAATGAGTTATGGTTAGTTTCATATTCGTAAATGGGAGTAGAATTACCCACGTGAATATGAACTTCCGCGGCGAAAAATTTGGACAGCGCGCGAAGCCAGAACCCCAAGTCCCACTGCCGCTGTGTCAGCGATT
Coding sequences:
- the LOC138865820 gene encoding uncharacterized protein translates to MIGFLLTYEDSLRPSALVLRHSSLINHTSKNPNKFEDDSLCHSLRPSVLLGAEKQTKADENTTIRDGNTDVRENVAESCEGRNEERGKSADGASVSKDGGSLSSVRARDRTRERSSQGVSPIAETFNVARADADGDCDSRINTGVRASQEKQLVSNVSESQASTSSSSQMHQVKNSY